GGCGTGGCTGATAAGGCAGCGGGAGAGGATTGAGGAGGGGACATTTCGGTTCGCGGAGGCGTTTCCCGGGGCCTCGGAGGAAAAGAAAGCCCACTTCTCCCGACTTGAAGGGTCGATAAATCTCTCCAAACCGAACCATATCCTGTTCGGGGATTATGTATCCCGGTGGTACCGGGAGGTATGGGAGCACCATCCTTCAGCGTCAAAGAAAGTGGACGAAAAATCGGCCATCGACTACTGGATCACACCGTTCTTTGGCAACAAAACGTTTTTCGAGATTAGCTCGGTAGTGATGGGGGACTTTATCCGCTCCCTGAAGCATAGGGAGGGGAATAAGGCAGGCCAGCCCCTCTCCCGCAAAAGGGTAGCCAATATCCTTTTACCACTTCGCTCAATCTGGCGCGATGCCTGCGACGAGTACCGGTGGGATTTACCGGACCCCTTCAAAAATGTGCCGAAGCAGCTCCCCAGAGACGAGACGGTGGACGAGTGCATGGAAGTGGTGACCGAGGGAGAGATGCAACGAATCGAGGATACACGCGATGCTCTCCGCTTCGATGAGTTCATGGCATACCTCGGCCACATGGATCCCTGGTACCGGCCGGTGGCGGAACTCTGGATCCTCACCGGCATGATCCCGTCAGAGATGTCGGGGCTTACCCGGCTGCACATCAAGGACGGCTACCTCTTTGTTCGCCGCTCCGTCAGCCGGGGGGTGGAGAAAGCAGGAGGGAAAACCACGTATCGGCGCCGGGAAATCCGGATTACGGCAACGATCCAAAGGGTCGTCGACGAGCTTCTCGCCCGCACCGATGGCAAGCGCCTAGTGACTCTCAAGAGCGGCAAGCCGCTCACACCGACGGAGTTCTATGATGCATGGGTCAAGGCGGAGAAAAAGGCTGGCCTCAGGCACCGGCGCCCTTACTGCCTGCGTCATAGCTTCGCTGCCTGGTCCTTGGCAATCGGCATCGACATGAACAGGCTGGCATGGATGATGGGGCATGGTTCAAAAAAAATGGTGTACGAGGTCTATGGTCGCTACGTGGAAAAGCTGGGAGATGACAAGGAGAAAATCCTCGCCTATTTCGGCCAGGACTTCGTGGCTGAGGAAACGAAAAAGGCCGCCTAGCAGAGCCAATAGCGAAAGAATTGGCGAAAGCTGGCGACCTTAAACCCGTAACGCCTTGATTTTACGGGGAAAATTTTGGAGCGGGAAACGGGATTCGAACCCGCGACCTTCAGCTTGGGAAGCTCGCACTCTAACGTTTCACCGCTCATCAAATTGGCTCTTGGCGTTTCAGCCACCACTTATATCTAGTTGACTTTTCATCTGTTTTGCTCTATTTTTCTTTCTAGATGTTTCTCGATTCCTCTCCGCTTGCCAACTACCAAACGGATGCAAAACGGATGCAAAGGTGATTTTTGACGGTCAAAACGGATGCAAAACGGATGCAACGCCAGGAGGTCGGATGAAGCAGTTTACGGAAAAATTCCTCGCGTCGATCAAGCCCCAACAGAAGAAGTTCGTGGTCAGAGAAGGACGGGGGTTTGCACTCCAGGTCCTCCCCTCTGGTTCAAAAACTTTCCTGTACATCTTTGAGCTAAACAAGCAGAAGGGGTACTTGCAACTTGGCAACTACCCGGCGACTTCCCTGGCGGATGCAAGAATAGCATACAACGACGCGTTCAAGCTAGTAAAAAGGGGCATTGACCCACGTGAGGAGAAGAAAGCCGTTGCCGAGGAACAGGCGAAGGCTGCAAGGGAAGCAGCCCAGGAAGTGGAGGCTGCTGCCGCTGCAGTGTCCCATCTGGGAAAATACACCTTTGACACCCTTGTCGCTGACGGGGTACCCGAGAATTTCGTTCCTACGACCGTTGAGCAGCTTGCCGGCGTCTGGTTCGTCAACTACTCGAAAGAAAACCATTCCGAGCGTTGGCAAGGATCCGCGGTGAGCTGTATTAAAGTTCATATACTTCCGAACATTGGGCAAATGGAAATCGCTGCCGTAAGACACAAACATGCTGTAACCCTCATCCAGAAAATTGCTTCCACCGTGCCGGGCTCGGCACGCAATACCATGAAATTTGCCAGACAGATGTTCAAGTATGCTTGTCGACAGGAATGGGCCGAGATTCAGCCGTTCATCGAGATTACGGAGTCAGTGCCGAAGATTGCGCCGAAAGCCGATGAACGCCATCTTGATGATGACGAGGTCATCAAGGCTTGGGATGAGATCAGTAAAGCATCAAGCTCTCGTGAAATTAAGCGTGCTTTGAAGCTTATCCTTGTCACAGCACAACGTCCCGGCGAGGTAGCACAAATGCACCGCGATCAGGTCAAGGGGAGATGGTGGACAATCCCGGCTGAGGTAGCAGGGAAGAACGAGAGGGAGCATCGGGTCTACCTGACGGACACGGCCATTGAACTGGTCGGGGATGGCAAAGGCTATATCTTTCCCTCGGAGAGGGGAAAGCGAGGGCATGTTTCACAAAACGCTCTATCTCAGGCGATAAATCGCGGTTACTTGAGCGACGAAGTGGTGAAGGTCGTCGGCAACCGGAACATCAAGGCAAGAAAGGAACCGTACTTCGGCATGAAACCGTGGTCACCCCATGATCTTCGTCGCACCGCCCGCACAAATATGGCACGGGTCGGAGTTTCTGATGAGGTTGGCGAGGAGGTAGTTAACCACATCAAGCCTGGCGTCGTGGGAGTGTACAACAAGTATCGCTACGACAACGAGAAGAAGGAGGCCCTCATCAAGTGGGAAGGCCTTCTCCTTGAAATTCTAAAAGCCAAACCGGTCGCTGAGGAGAATCTCGCAGAAGTTGTCTGAACCATGGTTTGATAATGCGGCCCGGGCAAATCACTCGTCTGTTTTTCCGCCCTGCCACGCCTCCCCCGGCAAACGGGCAACCAGCTCATTCATTACAAACTCCGCGGCCTTTTGAAGATCCCACCCGCTGTTCCGCATCAGTAGAGGCCCGATATCCTCAAGGAACCTTGGGTCCCTGAGTTTCTCGCCGAGATTCATCTCAAACTCCGCACGGGAAACGCGATGACCTTCATGCTCCATGTACCTCAGAAAGCAGTCGACAACCTGCGCTGGGTTTATCTCGATCAAGGAAAAAGCTTTCCAGAGATCGAAAAGATCACGTCCTTTCTTTCTCTGATATAAAGCCCTGACCTTGGTTCCCAGCAGTTCATCGAGCTGGTAGGTCAGTATGGTGGTACTTCCACTGAACCAGCGTGACTCGACAGAAAATTGCCGCCTCTCGAGTCCGAGTACTGAAAAATGTTCACGGGAATTGATTTCAACCTTGAGTTTCAATGGCAAGCCTTCTTCCGACTCCATCCGGTAGGTGAGCGTAACTCGTCCTTCGGACTGTTTCCGCTTCGGGACGCCAAGCCAGGGATTGAGTTTTTCCTGTAGCGCATCCATCACCGGACCAATGGGTCCGGCCTCGACTTGAACCAAGTCAATATCCTCGGAATAGCGAGCCGGTGGAAGATGAAGCTTGAACAGGGCCGTGCCACCCCGGAACGCAAGCTGTTCCGTTAGCAGGGGGTGGTTGAATATTTCAACCAACACCCGGCAAATGATAAGGTCCTGCTCCACCTGGTAGCGTTGCGACCAAGGAGCAGTTTGCTGCCATTCAGTGATATAGGCACGATCGATCAAAGTTCAGGCTCCACGTCAGTATTTATAAAGACCTGCCAGCGGCTGTTCTTCTTAGCCCCCTTGATGCTGGTTCCCGGCTCTAGGGGGGTCGGCATTGGATGGCAGGTTTTCAGGTAATCGGCAAGCAGATCCGCTTTGTCATGCTCTTCGAGTAGTTCAAGGAGATAACCCAACCGCTGCACCCAGGCAATGGGTGAATGCTGAGCCACCTCTACCAGCCGTCCGACGTCGATCTTCTCTGACAGCTCGGCCAGCACGGTGGCAACATTATCCAGACCCGCGCAGCGGCGAACATATCCTACGAGATCAATGGCCGTAGCTTCGGGAGTTGAAATTTTCACAGTGCCGGCGGTAGTATTCCTCGGCTCGGTCGGAATACTGGCTGCATTTTTCCTGAAAACAAATTCCACCCTGACCTGTCCGCACTCAATGGGGCGCCGGGCCTTTGCCACGACTACCTGAAAGACTTGGGGCCGATGATGAGCTGCACCATGAAACTCGGCGGCGCTCAATAGGCCGACATAATAGGCTTCTCCAAGATACTCCATCAGATCGGGGATGAACTGCTGTGGCGGCAGACAACCACGAGCACGGTGTTCGGGTGGGAGAATCACGTAGAATTCCTGGTAGGGTAAGGCCAGTACTCCCTTCTTCTTCAATCGGTTCAGGGCAGACTTGATCGCCACTGGGGAAGCATCAAGCCGTTTTACCATTTCGGCGAACGAAAAGCAGAAACGGCCCTGTGCCGCAAATTCGTCTATAATCTTCATGTACATCGAGAACACTCCGTTATTATCATAGGCAATAAATACCGCAAATTGCTATTTTTTGCAAATGATAATTATGGCAATGCTGGCAGTTTTCTGGACGCCCCCTTTCACCTACTTCCACTGCTTTTGAACGGCAATATATTCAGCAACAACAGGCGGCGTGAACCCTTTGATGTCTACTATTGACGACCGAGCTCATCCCCTTCGGCAGGGCAGCGCCTTTTTTAGATTATGTCGAGAATGTAAACTATTCGTTGACATTTTGAGCTTATTTAATATAGCCGCTCACCGCACATCCACATGCCCCCCCTCGGCCGCCACGCCGACGAGATCACGAACGACCGCTTTTCCGCGTCACCCGTCAGCAGCGATCCGAAGGTGACTGTGAACTCGCAATGGCGGCCGTTCACCACGTCCATCATGTTGACCATGAGAGCCTATTCCCGCCCATTTTAGGAGCCTCGCGCCTCTTAGCATTGACTCGTCAACCGAAATCCAAGCAACGCATAGGCTTCCCGCATTTTTGGCCAAGAGAAGAAAAAACACCTTCCCCCCTTCGTGATTATATACATGGGGGGATTATGCGCAGACTCGTCATGGCAACGCTTCTGGGAACCGTTCTCAGTTTCAGCGGGACAGCAGGCGCCTTCTGCTTCGAGGAGGCGGGAGCCGAGTACGGCATCTCGCCCCTACTCCTCCGGACCATCTCCAAGGGGGAAAGCAACTTCAATCCTGTCGCCGTCAATTACAACACCAATGGGAGCTACGACTTCGGCCTCATGCAGATCAACTCCTCGTGGGCGCCAACTCTGCGGAAGATGGGCATCCCCTGGGAAGCGCTCGCCGATCCCTGCACAAATGTCAAGGTCGGGGCCTGGGTGCTTTCCCAGTGCGTTCAGGACTATGGCTACACGTGGGCCGCAGTCGGTTGCTACAACTCGCGCACCCCGTCGAAACGGAACAGATACGCTTCCAGGATCGCCCGGCTGATGAGCCGAGAGCCGGTGACGCCGCAGCAGCCCAGGCAGGAACAAGGGCAGGTGGCAATTGCCACCGGTTCCCTGCAAGACTCGCCATGGGAAGCGGTTTTCGGCCATGCTTCCCGCTGACCTCCTGACAAAATACGGACTTCAGGAAGCCGAAGCGATCGAGGTCATCAAGTTCGCAATTACCCGGGCATTGACCGTTGCCCTGCGAATGAACCTCGCTGTCAGGATCGAGGACAGACTGGAGATAACCGTTTTCCCTGACCATGGGGAACCGGTTGAGCTCTCCCCGGCGATGATCAAACGCAAGGTGCGCCGTTTCATCATCCACCATGTCGAACTGGAACTGCAAAAGCGGCAAGTCATGCGCGAAGCCGAGGAACTGAAGGAACTGCGTGGGAAGAACGTCGCGGGAGAGATTTCCCGGATCACCGAAGACGGCGCGCTCTATGTCGCCCTGGAGATTTCAGACGTTTTCAGTCACCTGATTCTGGCCGGCGAATGTCCGGTGCGCTACCAGCCTCTCCATGAAAGGGGTCACTACCGTATCGGCGATATACGGGAGTTTTTCATTTCTAGCGTTCTCCCGATCGTCGTCAACGGCAGGTCGGCCCATGTCCGCATTCGCCTCAGCCGGATCACGAAAGAGCTTCCCGCGCTGTTGTTAACGGAGCGGACATCGGTAGCGGGCATCGTATGCCGGCGCCGGATCGCCGGAGGCTTCAGCGACATCGTCACCCCCGTCCGCATCCCCAAGGATGCGATCAATTCAGTCGGAAAGGAACTGGGAGAACACCTGAATGTTTTCATTTCGCAAGCGTCCACAAGATGAACCCCTGACCCATATCGGAACCGGGGTCAACATGGAGCACCCGACGAAGATCGTCCCCCTGTCCATCCCCGACACCTACCGAAAAAGGCACATGTTCGTGTTCGGCACGACAGGTGTCGGCAAGACGAGGCTCTGCGAGAACCTTATCGAACAGGACATCAACAAGGGTTATTCTGTCGTCTACTTCGACCCCAAGGGAGATCAGCAGATTTTCACGAAGATCTTCGACGTAGCGCGCAGCGCGGGACGCCTCGACGAACTGATGCTCGTGACCCCCATCTTTCCGGAATACTCGTCAGTCGTTGACCCCATGGCCTTCTATTTCATGATCGACGAGCTGGTCGGCCACATCATCTCCGGCATCCAGGGCGGGAAGGAGCCGTTCTACCGCAACATAGCAAAGGAGATCACCACCGCCGTCATTACCGCCAACATCCTTTTGGCCACGGAGGAAGGGCGCCTGCCGGTTATGAACATCGACACCATACGGCAAAGTATCCGTCGGGACGCCCTGGAGGAGACGATGAACGCCCTGCGGCGAATCGGCACCCATGAGGCGGATCTGACGGCCGGTATGCTGGAGGACATCCTCAAGTCCCCCATGGAGTACTACGCGAAGGTCTCATCGACACTCCGAACGGCCTTGATGGAACTCTCCTCCGGCAATATCGGCAAGATCATCGGCCAGGCCGACTCCAACCGCTTCATCAAGCGTCTGGAGGAAGGGAAGCGCGTAATCCTCGTAGTCCACACCGGGACGATGATCACCCGCGAGGCTGCGGCCACCCTGGGCAAAGTCCTCCTCTCGATGATCCAGTCCTTCATCGGCCGGGTCTATCTTTCGAACAAGCAGAAGGTTGATCCCCCTCTCTCCGTCTACATTGACGAAGCCCAAAGCCTTTTTTACCAAGGCGTTGAGGACCTTTTCGCAAAGGCGGGGTCCGCTGACGTGATGGTGACGGCCTTCGCCCAGTCCGTAAACCAGGTCTATGCGGTCGTGGGCGAGGAGTTCGGCAAGAGCATTCTCGACAACACCAATACGAAGATCTTCATGCGCTGCTCCGACGCGGAGACAAGCGAATACGTCGTCAAGCACTTCGGGGTGCGAAACGTCCTGACCGGGATCTTCGGGTCGAACCAGGTAACAACCCGGGAGGTGGAACAGGACATTCTCAAGGTCCAGGACATTCTGGGTCTCCAGCCCCGGGAGTTCTACATGCTGACCTATTCGGGGAGGTTCAAGGGAACCACGCTCGACGCCCCGAATCCCAAGCTCAAGATCATCTTCCCGGAAGCGCCGGCCGTCATCTCCTCGTTCAATGACTACCGTTCCCGTAATGAGACGGACAATCCATGAACGGGTTGTTCATCACAACTTCCGTCATCGGGACCGGACTCGTGGTCTATGCGGCCAGGAACCTTTTCCGTCAGGTTGGAGACGGCGAACCCATGGGGAAGCCCATCCACGAAATGATGGAGGAAAAAACCCTGGCCGAGGTGAGCCGGACCTGGAACAAAGCGGCGTTAAGCGGAAATATTGTCGACTTCCGGGAGATCGCAAAACTCTGGCGCGAATCGGAAACGGAACAGGCTGTTGTCCCCCTGCCCCGCCCGGCTTTCAAGCACTGGGAGATCGAGCGGTTTTTCTCCGAGATGATAGAGAAACGCCGCACCATCAAAGGCGACCGGCGAACGGTAATCGTCAAGCTTCTGAAGCTGCTCGATGAGGAGGGGGATTGCCCGTCAGTAGTGAATATGAACCCGCTTGAAGCGGAGAATAAATATTCCAGGGAAACATTCTCCATGCTGGCCACGATCCCGCTCTACCTTCATACCATCCAGGTGGCGAGGAAATTTGCGGCCAAGGTCAACCAGGATGTCATGCTGCCGGATATCTTCATCGTCTCTCTCGGCCATGACATCGGCAAGATACCGTCCTACCACGACAAGATGTACTCCACCGTGGACCACCCGCTCATCTCAGCAATCATCCTCAATGGGATCACGGAATACGCTTCTCTGGCGAACAGGGACGAACTGGACAAGATCGTCAGGGAGCACCACCTGCTCAAGGCGGAATATCCGCTAACGAAAATGCTCAAGCAGTGCGACCAGGACGTGCGGAAGGAGGAACTGGCCGTCCTCGTCGGGGAGGCGGTTGAGCGGAATAAGACGTCGTACAAAACCGAAGATATCCCGCCCCGGAAACCTGAACCTCAGACGGTCGCGCAAAAGCCGGCCGCCAAGAATGGTGCGCCTCCAGAGGAAACACGAGACCACCCTCTGGGAGCATTGGAAACGCAG
The nucleotide sequence above comes from Geobacter benzoatilyticus. Encoded proteins:
- a CDS encoding Arm DNA-binding domain-containing protein, with protein sequence MARKKKEEVSLRNWGEGNVTTKRGSSRLYYDFRYLGERVEISTGLSDTPDNRRKAMAWLIRQRERIEEGTFRFAEAFPGASEEKKAHFSRLEGSINLSKPNHILFGDYVSRWYREVWEHHPSASKKVDEKSAIDYWITPFFGNKTFFEISSVVMGDFIRSLKHREGNKAGQPLSRKRVANILLPLRSIWRDACDEYRWDLPDPFKNVPKQLPRDETVDECMEVVTEGEMQRIEDTRDALRFDEFMAYLGHMDPWYRPVAELWILTGMIPSEMSGLTRLHIKDGYLFVRRSVSRGVEKAGGKTTYRRREIRITATIQRVVDELLARTDGKRLVTLKSGKPLTPTEFYDAWVKAEKKAGLRHRRPYCLRHSFAAWSLAIGIDMNRLAWMMGHGSKKMVYEVYGRYVEKLGDDKEKILAYFGQDFVAEETKKAA
- a CDS encoding tyrosine-type recombinase/integrase, which translates into the protein MKQFTEKFLASIKPQQKKFVVREGRGFALQVLPSGSKTFLYIFELNKQKGYLQLGNYPATSLADARIAYNDAFKLVKRGIDPREEKKAVAEEQAKAAREAAQEVEAAAAAVSHLGKYTFDTLVADGVPENFVPTTVEQLAGVWFVNYSKENHSERWQGSAVSCIKVHILPNIGQMEIAAVRHKHAVTLIQKIASTVPGSARNTMKFARQMFKYACRQEWAEIQPFIEITESVPKIAPKADERHLDDDEVIKAWDEISKASSSREIKRALKLILVTAQRPGEVAQMHRDQVKGRWWTIPAEVAGKNEREHRVYLTDTAIELVGDGKGYIFPSERGKRGHVSQNALSQAINRGYLSDEVVKVVGNRNIKARKEPYFGMKPWSPHDLRRTARTNMARVGVSDEVGEEVVNHIKPGVVGVYNKYRYDNEKKEALIKWEGLLLEILKAKPVAEENLAEVV
- a CDS encoding nucleotidyl transferase AbiEii/AbiGii toxin family protein, yielding MIDRAYITEWQQTAPWSQRYQVEQDLIICRVLVEIFNHPLLTEQLAFRGGTALFKLHLPPARYSEDIDLVQVEAGPIGPVMDALQEKLNPWLGVPKRKQSEGRVTLTYRMESEEGLPLKLKVEINSREHFSVLGLERRQFSVESRWFSGSTTILTYQLDELLGTKVRALYQRKKGRDLFDLWKAFSLIEINPAQVVDCFLRYMEHEGHRVSRAEFEMNLGEKLRDPRFLEDIGPLLMRNSGWDLQKAAEFVMNELVARLPGEAWQGGKTDE
- a CDS encoding type IV toxin-antitoxin system AbiEi family antitoxin, whose amino-acid sequence is MKIIDEFAAQGRFCFSFAEMVKRLDASPVAIKSALNRLKKKGVLALPYQEFYVILPPEHRARGCLPPQQFIPDLMEYLGEAYYVGLLSAAEFHGAAHHRPQVFQVVVAKARRPIECGQVRVEFVFRKNAASIPTEPRNTTAGTVKISTPEATAIDLVGYVRRCAGLDNVATVLAELSEKIDVGRLVEVAQHSPIAWVQRLGYLLELLEEHDKADLLADYLKTCHPMPTPLEPGTSIKGAKKNSRWQVFINTDVEPEL
- a CDS encoding lytic transglycosylase domain-containing protein, whose translation is MRRLVMATLLGTVLSFSGTAGAFCFEEAGAEYGISPLLLRTISKGESNFNPVAVNYNTNGSYDFGLMQINSSWAPTLRKMGIPWEALADPCTNVKVGAWVLSQCVQDYGYTWAAVGCYNSRTPSKRNRYASRIARLMSREPVTPQQPRQEQGQVAIATGSLQDSPWEAVFGHASR
- a CDS encoding type IV secretory system conjugative DNA transfer family protein; its protein translation is MFSFRKRPQDEPLTHIGTGVNMEHPTKIVPLSIPDTYRKRHMFVFGTTGVGKTRLCENLIEQDINKGYSVVYFDPKGDQQIFTKIFDVARSAGRLDELMLVTPIFPEYSSVVDPMAFYFMIDELVGHIISGIQGGKEPFYRNIAKEITTAVITANILLATEEGRLPVMNIDTIRQSIRRDALEETMNALRRIGTHEADLTAGMLEDILKSPMEYYAKVSSTLRTALMELSSGNIGKIIGQADSNRFIKRLEEGKRVILVVHTGTMITREAAATLGKVLLSMIQSFIGRVYLSNKQKVDPPLSVYIDEAQSLFYQGVEDLFAKAGSADVMVTAFAQSVNQVYAVVGEEFGKSILDNTNTKIFMRCSDAETSEYVVKHFGVRNVLTGIFGSNQVTTREVEQDILKVQDILGLQPREFYMLTYSGRFKGTTLDAPNPKLKIIFPEAPAVISSFNDYRSRNETDNP
- a CDS encoding HD domain-containing protein produces the protein MNGLFITTSVIGTGLVVYAARNLFRQVGDGEPMGKPIHEMMEEKTLAEVSRTWNKAALSGNIVDFREIAKLWRESETEQAVVPLPRPAFKHWEIERFFSEMIEKRRTIKGDRRTVIVKLLKLLDEEGDCPSVVNMNPLEAENKYSRETFSMLATIPLYLHTIQVARKFAAKVNQDVMLPDIFIVSLGHDIGKIPSYHDKMYSTVDHPLISAIILNGITEYASLANRDELDKIVREHHLLKAEYPLTKMLKQCDQDVRKEELAVLVGEAVERNKTSYKTEDIPPRKPEPQTVAQKPAAKNGAPPEETRDHPLGALETQDLPDLEALELPSWFDADAILSALKKRINQLEATSKGLRWSAVSTSSGHVFANPEGLWAAVKEVSGMDPDMLAADADEASKRNLLYTFVRELSRINDAIATEYVSEKHYTTKATIVTGAGKGINSLLVPFRARAFGISSATLEMQKSPLLKKMVKDIKPKQEEIETCVL